A stretch of DNA from Desulfosarcina ovata subsp. ovata:
GGCCAGGATCATCGTCAACTCCTACCTGGGATTGCCGGCGGCCAAGAAGGTCATTTTCAAGGGAATGCTCACCCGGCCCCGGCTGTTCAACGCCCTGGTGGCCATGGGTGAGAAATTCCAGGGACTTTTCTCCCGCCCGGCGGACGAACTGCTGGGATCGTCCTGCTCCAAGGTCATGTCGCCCCTGATCGGGGACCGCCATTTTCTGCCTCTGGCCGAGAAGCCGTTGCGCATGCGGGTGCCCGAATTGAACACGCCCGCCGGCCGGTCCGGGTTAAAGGTGGCGTTTTTCCCGGGCTGCGTCATCGACAAAATGCTGCCGCGCATCGGTGAAGCCGTGCTCAAGGTGCTCGATTATCACGGGGTCGGCGTCTACCTGCCGCCGGCCCAGGCCTGTTGCGGCATCCCCGCGGTCTCGTCCGGCGACAGTGAATCCTTTGAAAAACTGGTGCGGCTGAATGCCAGGGCCTTTGCCCGGGGCGAGTTCGACTACCTGGTCACCGCCTGCGCCACCTGCACGGCCACCATCAAGGAGATCTGGCCCAAGTTCATGGATGCGTATCCGCCGGGCGTACAGACCATGGTGCGCAAACTGGCCGACAAAACAATGGATATCAACCAGTTCCTGGTGGATCGGGTCGGCGTCCGGAGCCAGCCGGCACCCACGGGCGGAAGGCGCGTGACCTATCACGACCCCTGCCACCTGAAAAAATCCCTGGGGGTATCGGCCCAGCCCCGAACGCTGCTCCAGGCCAATCCGGCGTTCAACTTCGTGGAGATGAACGAGGCCGATCAATGCTGCGGCAACGGCGGGACCTTCAATCTTCAGCACTACGCGGTCTCAAAAAAAATCGGTGACCGCAAGCGGGGCAACATCCTTGCCAGCAAGGCCGAGGTGGTCGCCACCGGGTGTCCTGCCTGCATGATGCAGATGACCGACATGCTCTCGCAGCATGGGGACCGTGTTCAGGTTTGCCATCCGGTGGAGATTTATGCTCAGGCGTTGAAGTAATTATCTTTCGCGGGCATGGCCCGCTCTTACAGCCGCCATCGGATTTGGCGTGTAGGAGCTGGCCACGCCTGCGACCCTGCCAAATGAATGGAGGTGGCCGATGAAACCAGACCCGGCGGTGGTCGAAACCTTTATCCAGAAGGCGG
This window harbors:
- a CDS encoding (Fe-S)-binding protein translates to MIDLHKLAAMLQELDDQMVTCMKCGMCQAVCPVFRETLREADVTRGKIALLENLAHEMVADAHGVQEKLNKCLLCGSCQANCPSGVTVIDIFIKARIIVNSYLGLPAAKKVIFKGMLTRPRLFNALVAMGEKFQGLFSRPADELLGSSCSKVMSPLIGDRHFLPLAEKPLRMRVPELNTPAGRSGLKVAFFPGCVIDKMLPRIGEAVLKVLDYHGVGVYLPPAQACCGIPAVSSGDSESFEKLVRLNARAFARGEFDYLVTACATCTATIKEIWPKFMDAYPPGVQTMVRKLADKTMDINQFLVDRVGVRSQPAPTGGRRVTYHDPCHLKKSLGVSAQPRTLLQANPAFNFVEMNEADQCCGNGGTFNLQHYAVSKKIGDRKRGNILASKAEVVATGCPACMMQMTDMLSQHGDRVQVCHPVEIYAQALK